The genomic window AACAGCTCGGGCAGGCCTGACCGGCTGTCACCGCACAATCTCAGCGCGGCTCGGGCACCGCGCCCGTCGCCCGCGTCGGCGTCCACGACCCGAGGAACACCGCGAACAGCGCGGGCCTGCGCCGCTGCAGCTCCAGACGGCCACCGTCCGCCTCGATCAACGCGCGCGCCAACGCCAGGCCGACGCCCGTCGACCCGCCCGCGGAGAAGCCACGATCGAAGATGTGCGGCGCCAGCTCGTCGCGCACGCCCTCGCCTTCGTCGGCCACCTCCACGCACACCAGCGGCTCGCGGGCATTGCCGGGACGGACCGTGCGCACCGACACCGTGCAGGTGCCGCCGCCGTGCATCAACGCGTTGTCGATGAGCACCGTCACCGCCTCCCGCAGACGCGACGCGGTGATCGGCGCGCGCAGCGATTCGTCGCCGGTCAGCACCAGCTCACGCCCCGCCTCGGCGAACGGGTGCTTCCACTCGGCGACCATGCCGCACAGCTCGTCCATCACCGGGATCGGATCGCGGTCGGCCGCGTCCTCGTCGCGGGACGCGCGGACCAGTTCGTCGATGGCGTCGGTGAGCCGGTCGACCTGGGCCATCGCCTCCTCGGCCTCGTGCACCACCTCGGGATCGGCGTGCGCGGAGAGTTCGTCCAAGCGCAGCCGCACCGCGGTCAGGCGGCTGCGCAGCTGATGGGAGACGTCGGCGACCAGCGCGTGCTCGCGTTGCAGACGGCCCGCGATCTCGACGGTGGCCGAATCGAGCACATCGGAGACGCGGTCCAGTTCGGAGATGCCGTGGCGGCGCGGGTCGGCGCGGAAGTCGCCCATCGCCAGCCGCGC from Nocardia bhagyanarayanae includes these protein-coding regions:
- a CDS encoding ATP-binding protein, with product MRRRILRSMLTVLTLTTVVLGVPLTYTAWLWVEDITRNDLQSRLDRIAAEVIAQEEADGLVRGGLDVRVVRPLVPENGKLTIVYPSPQDNASRLDIGADSVPDPLVESLSMGTSGSLRLEVPAAPMHARQRQAVAVVALAVLASLGAAVTVAVVTARRVADPLRDVAARAARLAMGDFRADPRRHGISELDRVSDVLDSATVEIAGRLQREHALVADVSHQLRSRLTAVRLRLDELSAHADPEVVHEAEEAMAQVDRLTDAIDELVRASRDEDAADRDPIPVMDELCGMVAEWKHPFAEAGRELVLTGDESLRAPITASRLREAVTVLIDNALMHGGGTCTVSVRTVRPGNAREPLVCVEVADEGEGVRDELAPHIFDRGFSAGGSTGVGLALARALIEADGGRLELQRRRPALFAVFLGSWTPTRATGAVPEPR